Proteins found in one Bremerella volcania genomic segment:
- a CDS encoding glycosyltransferase family protein → MRPWLHQNWGHLAGIAMLVLASIGLIRIAFLNAFAADEIAFFVWGSSMLQDPEFQGIGSPLFRLNEAGYGSSYWTLYVNLIDWFETDAFWILRTLACIAFVSIPVSIAVVGNMAKPKFGYLLAALWLTMPIAWWCGKITGPETFALAMAVYGVLLLYSDSHLRESLSPRMAQVVAPLGWILIGGAVSLKLTMMPTAIFAFLLHFTFPMKEGKSLKTVSLKMFHVTGLMACGFLLMTPIVIFDSAAFVQRIVTLPSGEAWSWMIAKTSLNNHIWGWDGVFSGGLVQWSLCPLAFLILAGMLLIKQRRVFLILLISFLACWLMIASKGALLGWYWFGWIPMIVLSLLWVLKPDQPNRGLIATVASVILINLLFQTPDIVERYSMKSQQAISLTQRSSVQQALSEITNGKSYDLVLDYWEVSHVGGLEFPKSGASELVQMTPPETNFVSDRRSSKDSAPRRFDPGVVKANAFCRIHDMGTYGTEGKSVLVVVSKRLASKHAFADFDRFLTERVIPNSPDQTTYSRIVDLPETAIYEIHSGASVAGLVNHADSSR, encoded by the coding sequence ATGCGACCATGGCTGCATCAAAATTGGGGGCACCTGGCTGGGATCGCAATGCTTGTCCTGGCATCGATTGGTTTGATTCGGATTGCGTTTCTCAACGCATTCGCGGCCGATGAAATCGCGTTCTTCGTCTGGGGCAGCAGCATGCTCCAGGACCCAGAATTCCAAGGCATTGGGAGCCCTCTCTTCCGCCTGAATGAAGCAGGCTATGGTTCCAGCTATTGGACCCTCTACGTCAACTTGATCGACTGGTTCGAAACCGACGCGTTCTGGATTTTAAGAACGCTCGCCTGCATCGCATTTGTGAGCATTCCCGTTTCGATCGCTGTCGTTGGCAACATGGCGAAACCCAAGTTTGGCTATCTCCTGGCAGCGCTATGGCTAACGATGCCGATCGCCTGGTGGTGCGGCAAGATCACAGGCCCCGAGACGTTTGCGTTGGCGATGGCCGTTTATGGGGTACTGTTACTCTACAGCGATTCCCATCTTCGCGAGTCGCTGTCTCCGAGGATGGCCCAGGTTGTCGCTCCATTGGGATGGATTCTGATTGGCGGTGCCGTTTCTCTCAAATTGACGATGATGCCGACCGCCATCTTCGCGTTTCTCTTGCATTTCACGTTTCCGATGAAGGAAGGCAAGAGCCTAAAGACAGTCTCATTGAAGATGTTTCATGTGACTGGCCTTATGGCTTGTGGTTTCCTTCTGATGACTCCAATCGTGATCTTCGATTCCGCAGCATTTGTCCAGCGAATCGTAACACTACCCAGTGGAGAAGCCTGGAGTTGGATGATTGCCAAGACGAGTCTCAACAATCACATTTGGGGCTGGGATGGTGTCTTTTCTGGCGGCTTAGTTCAGTGGAGTCTTTGTCCTTTGGCGTTCCTAATTCTTGCCGGAATGCTTTTGATCAAGCAGCGACGAGTCTTCCTCATTCTGCTGATCTCCTTTCTGGCCTGTTGGTTGATGATTGCCAGTAAGGGCGCACTGCTTGGTTGGTATTGGTTCGGCTGGATTCCCATGATCGTTCTGTCCTTACTCTGGGTACTTAAGCCAGATCAACCGAATCGTGGACTGATCGCCACAGTAGCATCGGTGATTTTGATCAACCTGTTGTTTCAAACGCCGGACATCGTCGAACGATACAGCATGAAATCGCAGCAGGCCATCTCGCTAACCCAGCGATCTTCCGTCCAGCAAGCTTTATCCGAGATAACCAATGGAAAGAGTTACGACCTTGTTCTGGATTACTGGGAAGTTTCTCATGTTGGAGGGTTAGAGTTTCCTAAGTCTGGTGCTTCCGAATTGGTGCAAATGACCCCACCTGAGACGAATTTCGTTTCGGATCGCCGTTCATCCAAGGATTCCGCCCCTAGGAGGTTTGATCCCGGAGTTGTCAAAGCCAATGCGTTTTGCCGCATTCATGACATGGGCACCTATGGCACCGAAGGTAAGTCGGTCCTCGTCGTTGTCTCCAAACGACTTGCTTCCAAGCATGCTTTCGCTGATTTCGACCGATTCTTAACCGAGAGAGTTATCCCCAATTCTCCCGATCAGACTACCTACTCGCGAATTGTGGACCTTCCCGAGACTGCGATTTATGAGATCCATAGTGGGGCATCCGTCGCAGGCCTCGTGAATCACGCCGATTCGAGTCGCTAG
- a CDS encoding class I SAM-dependent methyltransferase, which produces MSDFLVEEDGITDEEHQYLLMQMFFRGPMDKVREELRAVLDTIDVDQSVQSLPVWDIGCGRGELLEILNEAGFNAVGIDTSALMIRKLNELNLEARHGDAIDELRMAPDNSLCGITAFHVIEHMPFGTVTELLRLSYQKLAPGGFLLLETPNPFCFESLSFFYTDQTHVRPIQPYQLAFAVETTGFTDTRLHFTAPVPASRKQDTHNWMRLYQNHGIVAKKPLASASTLKKAA; this is translated from the coding sequence ATGTCGGACTTCCTGGTCGAAGAAGACGGCATTACGGACGAAGAGCATCAATACCTTCTGATGCAAATGTTCTTTCGTGGTCCGATGGACAAAGTACGTGAAGAGCTACGCGCCGTCCTCGACACGATTGACGTCGACCAGTCGGTGCAATCGCTTCCGGTCTGGGATATTGGCTGCGGACGAGGAGAACTCCTAGAAATTCTGAACGAAGCAGGATTCAACGCGGTTGGCATCGATACCAGCGCCTTGATGATCCGGAAGCTGAATGAACTCAACTTGGAAGCCCGGCATGGAGACGCGATTGATGAACTCCGCATGGCTCCCGACAACAGCCTGTGTGGAATAACCGCATTTCACGTCATCGAGCACATGCCATTTGGCACCGTGACCGAACTCTTACGGCTTAGCTACCAAAAACTGGCTCCCGGCGGCTTCTTACTGCTCGAGACACCCAATCCGTTTTGCTTTGAATCGTTAAGCTTCTTCTATACCGATCAAACGCACGTGCGTCCTATTCAGCCATACCAATTGGCGTTCGCGGTCGAGACAACCGGGTTTACTGACACGCGTCTCCATTTCACCGCGCCGGTGCCCGCCTCACGAAAGCAAGACACGCACAATTGGATGCGGCTTTATCAAAACCATGGAATCGTAGCAAAGAAACCACTAGCGTCCGCTTCGACCCTGAAAAAAGCAGCCTAA
- a CDS encoding acylneuraminate cytidylyltransferase family protein, with protein sequence MIQDKRVLVVVPARGGSKGVKLKNIRPLNGRPLIHYTGELVQKLQYVDRAVVSTDHVGIAAEAKAVGLDVPFYRPPELSGDRVGDLEVLQHALTETEKIDGVTYGIVVMLQPTCPQRTIEHVTQTIERCAEGDYDAVWTVSPTDLKYHPLKQLQIDSEGNLSHFDQRGRQIIARQQLQPTYTRNGAAYAISRACLLEKKSIMGDKVSAVVIDEQLVSIDTLEDMQQVERLVA encoded by the coding sequence ATGATCCAGGATAAACGTGTGCTTGTTGTCGTTCCGGCTCGTGGGGGCAGCAAGGGAGTTAAGCTGAAGAACATCCGTCCGCTCAATGGTCGGCCGTTGATTCATTACACCGGCGAACTCGTTCAGAAATTGCAGTATGTCGATCGTGCGGTCGTATCGACCGACCATGTCGGAATTGCCGCCGAAGCGAAAGCGGTGGGTCTCGACGTGCCGTTCTATCGCCCTCCAGAGCTTTCCGGGGATCGCGTGGGTGACCTGGAAGTGCTACAGCATGCTCTCACGGAAACCGAAAAGATCGATGGCGTTACCTATGGCATCGTGGTGATGCTACAACCAACTTGCCCTCAGCGAACTATCGAGCACGTCACGCAAACGATTGAGCGTTGTGCCGAGGGAGATTATGACGCGGTCTGGACGGTTTCTCCCACCGATTTGAAATACCATCCCCTGAAACAATTACAAATCGATTCAGAAGGCAACCTGAGCCACTTCGATCAGCGAGGGCGACAGATCATTGCCCGTCAACAACTTCAGCCAACGTATACCCGCAACGGCGCAGCCTATGCGATTAGCCGCGCTTGTTTGCTCGAGAAAAAATCGATCATGGGGGACAAGGTGAGCGCGGTTGTCATCGACGAACAACTCGTGAGCATTGACACGCTGGAAGACATGCAGCAAGTGGAACGACTTGTCGCCTAA
- a CDS encoding HAD family hydrolase, protein MNTTIRTIVFDFDGVLVASNAIKRDAYFRIFEDAEISSGQIDLCIRQNYDGNRYDVIGAVVDNLLNPSLLPSEFDRSACIEQYATLYNEHCESAVAECDEVAGTSEILDQLYGKIPLYINSATLEEPLQRIVRQRGWHQRFQGVFGSPTSKVANLEKIRQAENCLPEEIAFVGDGQRDGDAARAFGCLFVGVRNDHTDFVAPIPYEIVRFTELIEVLENIASNIKAA, encoded by the coding sequence ATGAATACTACGATTCGTACGATCGTATTCGACTTCGACGGGGTGCTGGTCGCGTCCAATGCCATCAAACGGGATGCGTACTTCCGGATCTTTGAAGACGCCGAAATATCTTCTGGCCAGATCGACCTTTGCATTCGCCAGAATTATGACGGAAACCGATACGATGTGATCGGCGCCGTTGTCGATAACCTTCTGAATCCGAGCCTGCTACCAAGTGAGTTCGATCGCTCTGCTTGCATCGAGCAATACGCTACGCTTTACAACGAACATTGCGAGTCGGCGGTGGCGGAGTGCGACGAAGTAGCTGGTACCAGCGAAATACTTGATCAACTCTATGGCAAGATCCCGCTGTACATCAACTCTGCCACCTTGGAAGAACCGCTTCAGCGCATTGTTCGTCAACGAGGCTGGCATCAGCGTTTTCAAGGGGTCTTCGGCTCACCAACTTCGAAGGTCGCAAATCTCGAAAAAATTCGGCAAGCCGAAAACTGTCTCCCCGAAGAGATCGCGTTTGTCGGTGATGGTCAACGAGACGGGGACGCCGCAAGAGCTTTTGGATGCTTGTTTGTTGGAGTCCGAAATGACCATACGGATTTTGTCGCTCCGATACCGTACGAAATTGTTCGGTTTACCGAATTGATAGAGGTATTGGAAAACATTGCCTCCAACATCAAGGCTGCATAA
- a CDS encoding class I SAM-dependent methyltransferase, whose amino-acid sequence MQSAMNQTCPICNSTDWKAEYEGPVRDGVFGKYDDGTVWKCNGCGVSHLPPRQTSLEAYYQSDEYREDVGEQADPQDYFSRHDDEQFDKARFLKGTSFRGKVIADIGCAGGSFLDVAKGLAEASIAIEPGKSYHASLIERGHLVYGSLESAAVEWAGKVDVAVCFSVIEHVADPVEFLAGIRRLLKSDGVLVLSTPNHRDALLEFSGDPYRSFFYRWVHPWYFDEDCLRSASTKCGMTFEPHYVQRFSFANFAAWLREGKPTGNGHDAALGPVFDDVWKSTLEAQKKSDYLYGFCRPAA is encoded by the coding sequence ATGCAATCTGCGATGAATCAAACGTGCCCGATTTGTAATTCCACCGATTGGAAAGCGGAATACGAAGGCCCGGTACGCGATGGTGTCTTTGGCAAGTATGACGACGGCACCGTCTGGAAGTGCAATGGCTGCGGTGTAAGCCATTTGCCGCCGCGACAGACAAGCCTTGAAGCTTACTACCAGTCGGACGAGTACCGCGAAGACGTCGGCGAACAGGCCGATCCTCAGGACTACTTCTCGCGCCACGACGACGAACAGTTCGACAAAGCCCGATTTCTGAAAGGCACCTCTTTCCGAGGCAAAGTCATCGCCGACATCGGTTGTGCAGGCGGCTCGTTCCTGGACGTCGCCAAGGGGCTAGCCGAAGCCTCCATCGCCATTGAGCCAGGCAAATCGTATCATGCTTCCCTCATCGAGCGAGGCCATCTTGTCTATGGCTCGCTTGAATCCGCTGCTGTAGAGTGGGCAGGCAAGGTCGATGTGGCTGTCTGCTTCAGTGTGATCGAGCACGTTGCCGATCCGGTCGAATTCCTGGCTGGCATCCGGCGTCTCCTGAAATCAGATGGCGTGCTGGTTCTAAGCACTCCTAATCACCGTGATGCCCTGCTTGAGTTCTCGGGAGATCCATATCGATCATTCTTCTATCGCTGGGTCCATCCCTGGTATTTCGACGAGGATTGCTTACGTTCCGCTTCGACCAAGTGCGGCATGACCTTCGAGCCACATTACGTTCAACGATTCAGTTTCGCGAATTTCGCCGCGTGGCTACGTGAGGGAAAACCGACGGGCAACGGTCATGACGCGGCTCTTGGCCCCGTGTTCGATGACGTATGGAAGTCGACCCTTGAGGCGCAAAAGAAGTCGGATTACCTGTACGGCTTTTGCCGACCGGCGGCCTAA
- a CDS encoding N-acetylneuraminate synthase family protein, with protein sequence MSPFNFNGLFVLDLANNHQGDPEHATNIIRAMGEVARENGVRTALKFQFRHLDTFIHADHLEGSSNRHVDRFLSTRLTNLQFAGLVDQVRANEMITMATPFDEESVDFASDLDIDILKVASCSATDWPLLERIAEANKPVIFSTGGLTMKQIDNLVSFFDHRRVRCAIMHCVSIYPTPKEHLHLNQISALKRRYPDKVIGFSTHEEPDETSPVHIAIGLGAGMLERHVGIETDSIKLNKYSSTPAQVDRWMKAAIEARQICGSLERVPPQPEETDALRSLMRGIYLRRPLAKGQQITRDDVYFAMPLNEGQLTSGQWAEGIVATADLAKDQALLGEYADRPKPDDTQALTSAIHGMKAMLNEAQISLPPTFETEFSHHFGVGNFREVGATLITFVNREYCKKLIIQLPGQRHPAHYHKAKEETFVVLHGKLELVVEGRHYTLYPGDMQLVQQGVWHEFWTDTGVIFEEISSKHGLCDSFYEDKSINSMDADSRKTRVNQWGRYQIRPAKAIRRMAA encoded by the coding sequence GTGTCTCCGTTCAACTTCAATGGCCTCTTCGTCCTTGACTTGGCAAACAACCATCAAGGCGATCCGGAACATGCAACCAATATCATCCGCGCGATGGGGGAAGTCGCCCGTGAAAACGGCGTTCGGACCGCGTTGAAGTTTCAATTTCGCCATCTTGATACGTTCATTCACGCCGATCATCTCGAAGGAAGCTCGAACCGGCATGTCGATCGCTTTCTGTCGACGCGTCTCACGAACCTGCAGTTCGCGGGTCTCGTTGACCAAGTGCGTGCCAATGAAATGATCACCATGGCGACTCCGTTTGACGAAGAGTCGGTCGACTTTGCGTCGGATCTCGATATCGACATTCTGAAGGTCGCCAGCTGCTCTGCCACAGACTGGCCTCTTTTGGAACGGATTGCCGAAGCCAACAAGCCGGTCATTTTCAGCACCGGCGGACTGACCATGAAGCAGATCGATAACCTCGTGAGCTTCTTCGATCATCGTCGAGTGCGCTGCGCCATCATGCACTGCGTGTCGATTTACCCAACCCCCAAAGAACACCTGCACCTGAATCAGATCAGCGCTCTAAAGCGGCGTTATCCCGACAAGGTCATCGGTTTTTCAACTCATGAAGAACCAGATGAAACTTCCCCCGTGCATATCGCAATCGGCCTGGGTGCCGGCATGCTCGAGCGGCACGTCGGGATTGAAACGGACTCAATCAAACTCAACAAGTATTCGTCGACGCCCGCCCAGGTCGATCGATGGATGAAAGCGGCAATCGAAGCAAGACAGATCTGCGGCTCCCTCGAGCGCGTTCCGCCCCAGCCGGAAGAAACCGATGCGCTTCGCAGTTTGATGCGAGGCATCTACTTGCGACGTCCGCTTGCCAAAGGCCAGCAGATCACGCGTGACGATGTCTATTTCGCAATGCCCCTCAACGAAGGGCAATTGACTTCGGGCCAATGGGCCGAAGGAATCGTCGCCACCGCGGATCTAGCCAAAGACCAAGCCTTGCTGGGGGAGTACGCTGATCGCCCAAAGCCGGATGACACCCAGGCACTCACTTCGGCCATCCATGGCATGAAAGCGATGCTGAACGAAGCCCAAATCTCGCTTCCACCAACTTTCGAAACCGAGTTTTCCCATCACTTCGGTGTCGGCAATTTCCGTGAAGTTGGCGCGACGTTGATCACGTTCGTCAACCGGGAATACTGCAAAAAACTAATCATCCAACTGCCTGGCCAACGTCATCCAGCCCACTACCACAAGGCCAAGGAAGAGACGTTTGTAGTACTGCATGGCAAGCTGGAACTTGTCGTCGAAGGACGCCACTACACGCTTTATCCAGGCGATATGCAGCTTGTCCAGCAAGGCGTGTGGCACGAATTCTGGACAGATACCGGCGTAATTTTCGAGGAAATCTCAAGCAAACACGGCCTGTGCGATTCGTTTTACGAGGACAAATCGATCAACAGCATGGACGCCGACTCGCGAAAAACGCGGGTAAATCAGTGGGGACGGTATCAGATCCGACCTGCCAAAGCGATTCGAAGGATGGCCGCCTAG
- a CDS encoding Gfo/Idh/MocA family protein — translation MLRVKIYGAGSIGNHLANASRQLGWDVTVCDVSEAALNRMREEIYPARYGTWDPAIQLCTNDNAPQGGFDLILVGTPPEYHLPLAVQALAENPRAIMVEKPVCQPSLELAQTLCKEAGDTKLFVGYDHVVSRAVTAGRQHLADQVLGQVHWIDVEFREHWKGIFAAHPWLSGPSDTYLGYWQRGGGASGEHSHALNLWQHLAHVCDGGRVSEVDAKMVYESHDQGTYDSQCMLNLQTEAGLVGRVVQDVVTFPPSKRAVVHGERGSLQIVIGYKPGCDAVILQVEDVAPVVAEFPKTRPDDFIQELRHIAAHLEDSAPESPISLARGLDTMLVIAAAHESDSQSCRMQLDYQRGYLLEAVSACPAKAQPHPISNRRCA, via the coding sequence ATGTTGCGTGTAAAAATCTATGGGGCAGGCTCGATCGGGAATCATCTCGCAAATGCATCGCGACAACTCGGCTGGGATGTAACCGTTTGCGATGTCTCCGAGGCCGCTCTAAACCGAATGCGGGAAGAGATTTACCCCGCCCGCTACGGCACGTGGGACCCTGCGATTCAGCTTTGTACTAACGACAATGCTCCTCAGGGTGGTTTCGACCTGATTCTCGTGGGAACTCCACCGGAATATCACCTGCCGTTGGCCGTGCAGGCCTTAGCCGAAAACCCTAGGGCCATCATGGTCGAAAAACCGGTCTGCCAGCCATCGCTCGAACTGGCTCAAACGCTCTGCAAGGAAGCCGGTGATACCAAATTATTCGTTGGATACGATCACGTAGTTTCCCGCGCGGTGACTGCCGGGCGCCAACATCTGGCCGACCAGGTGCTGGGCCAAGTCCATTGGATTGACGTCGAATTCCGCGAGCACTGGAAAGGTATCTTCGCCGCTCATCCATGGTTAAGTGGTCCATCCGATACCTATCTTGGATATTGGCAACGCGGTGGCGGCGCCAGTGGCGAACATTCGCACGCGCTCAATCTCTGGCAACACCTGGCTCATGTTTGCGATGGCGGACGTGTTTCTGAAGTCGACGCCAAGATGGTGTACGAAAGCCATGACCAGGGTACCTACGATAGCCAGTGCATGTTGAATCTACAAACAGAAGCTGGACTAGTTGGGCGAGTGGTCCAAGACGTCGTCACGTTCCCACCGTCCAAGCGTGCCGTCGTACATGGCGAACGAGGCTCGCTGCAAATCGTCATCGGATACAAGCCTGGCTGCGACGCTGTCATCTTACAGGTTGAAGACGTCGCTCCTGTCGTCGCCGAGTTTCCCAAGACGCGTCCCGACGACTTTATTCAAGAGCTGCGACATATTGCCGCACACCTGGAAGATTCAGCTCCAGAATCGCCTATCTCGCTAGCACGTGGCCTCGACACAATGCTGGTCATTGCCGCGGCCCACGAAAGCGACTCGCAATCGTGCCGCATGCAGCTGGATTATCAGCGTGGTTATTTGCTCGAAGCAGTTTCCGCCTGTCCTGCGAAAGCTCAGCCGCACCCCATTTCAAATCGTCGATGCGCTTAA
- a CDS encoding DUF1553 domain-containing protein has product MTHRIPQLLFALLIGPVIGSNALGQEQIPNQERAFFEEKVRPILVTHCYECHAEASKEIGGKLLLDSRAGILKGGESGPAVVPGDPEKSLLLDALHYESFEMPPDKPLSESEIHVISQWIQRGAWDPRTKEVKTGPKESWTPEELWSFYPRKLTDPPSVEQKDWPLGPIDQFVLHQMEQAGAQPTADAELPALLRRLYYDLIGLPPSVKEIESFVQAATKDRQLAMQAVVDELLSRPQFGEHWGRHWLDVARYGESNGNDGLSRNATFPHAWRYRDYVIDAINRDVPYDRFLTEQIAGDLLPAATAQERNRLLVATGFLAIGSKPASAMNKDFPMDIVDDQINTVSTAVMGLSVACARCHDHKHDPIPTRDYYALAGIFKSSETLYGAAGNEKLTAPPTELHILQSELPDAGAKLEQMKASLDLPAEYFDQTQQLNPAVNVPLDQLPEGWKEVGSSKFSQAEFAQLRESYLEGSAADLTADYTVSFWFKNEMDNNARPITTYLFTRGELGNKEIPGDHLGIGGTHDPKRTGRLFVFNGNKKKASLGGSTIISPGTWNHVVMVRQGDRIRVYLNGVQKPEIDGKLESTFGNESRFSFGGRSEGFAPLTGNLAHFSLFSQSLSDTDVVSLHDASGRPKGVTQLGLAMGVREATKPADCKVHINGTSAKLGAEVPRGALTACWKAVQGEASSPIVPDLTIPDAGSGRLELAHWLTDPRQPQTWRVMVNRVWLKLMGEGLVATPDDFGVYGARPTHPELLDWLAQDFIDRGGSIKGLIRSIVLSRTYQLSSDYDSIIADRDPENRLLTRHRKRRLSAEQLRDSILLASGALNLEPAAGSSIQDIDALINKPPHEASTLHQPSNHRSIYLCYMRNAPPAQLAAFDLPDGLKVTGKRNQTVLPAQSLFLLNSPFVIEQAENLASKVTADPKATTEEKVTFAFRQTLQRDPNESELQQAVTLIDRLESENSSASDSHQVHPWAVLCQGLFAANEFRYVD; this is encoded by the coding sequence ATGACGCACCGGATTCCTCAATTGCTATTCGCCTTGCTCATCGGTCCGGTAATCGGTTCGAACGCTTTGGGGCAAGAGCAGATCCCCAACCAGGAGCGTGCTTTCTTTGAAGAGAAGGTCCGTCCGATCCTGGTCACCCATTGTTACGAGTGCCACGCCGAGGCATCGAAAGAGATTGGTGGGAAGCTGCTGCTGGATAGCCGTGCAGGGATCTTAAAAGGTGGCGAATCTGGTCCGGCCGTTGTGCCTGGCGATCCTGAGAAGAGCTTGCTGCTGGACGCTTTACATTACGAATCGTTCGAGATGCCGCCTGATAAGCCCCTCTCAGAATCGGAGATCCATGTGATTTCGCAGTGGATCCAGCGGGGGGCTTGGGATCCGCGAACGAAAGAGGTGAAAACTGGGCCGAAGGAGAGTTGGACACCGGAAGAACTGTGGTCATTCTATCCACGGAAATTAACGGATCCTCCAAGCGTCGAGCAGAAAGACTGGCCGCTAGGTCCGATCGATCAGTTCGTGCTGCACCAAATGGAACAGGCCGGGGCCCAGCCCACGGCCGATGCTGAGCTTCCCGCGCTGCTTCGACGCTTGTACTACGACCTGATCGGTCTTCCCCCCTCGGTGAAAGAAATCGAATCATTTGTGCAAGCGGCGACGAAAGATCGCCAGCTTGCCATGCAGGCAGTGGTGGACGAGTTGCTTTCGCGACCTCAGTTTGGCGAACACTGGGGAAGGCACTGGCTTGATGTTGCTCGGTACGGTGAGTCGAATGGGAACGACGGTTTGTCCCGCAATGCCACCTTCCCCCATGCCTGGCGGTATCGCGACTATGTCATCGACGCCATCAATCGCGACGTCCCCTACGATCGGTTTCTGACCGAACAGATTGCCGGCGACCTGTTGCCTGCCGCGACAGCCCAGGAGCGAAACCGATTGCTGGTTGCGACCGGCTTCTTGGCCATTGGCTCGAAGCCTGCATCGGCGATGAACAAAGATTTCCCAATGGATATCGTTGACGATCAGATCAACACGGTCAGCACGGCCGTCATGGGGCTTAGTGTTGCGTGTGCCCGCTGCCATGACCATAAGCACGATCCTATTCCAACTCGCGACTATTATGCCTTGGCGGGCATTTTCAAGAGTAGTGAGACGCTCTACGGCGCCGCAGGCAACGAGAAATTGACCGCGCCTCCAACGGAACTGCATATCCTGCAATCCGAACTCCCCGACGCTGGCGCGAAGCTTGAACAGATGAAAGCTTCCCTCGATTTACCTGCCGAATACTTTGACCAGACCCAGCAGTTAAATCCAGCGGTAAACGTTCCGCTTGATCAATTGCCTGAAGGGTGGAAGGAAGTCGGCTCGTCGAAGTTTTCCCAAGCCGAGTTTGCCCAGCTCAGAGAGTCTTACCTGGAAGGGAGCGCCGCCGATCTGACGGCGGACTATACCGTTTCGTTCTGGTTCAAGAACGAGATGGACAACAATGCACGGCCAATCACGACATACCTGTTTACCCGTGGTGAGCTTGGTAACAAAGAGATTCCTGGCGACCACCTGGGAATCGGAGGAACGCATGATCCAAAACGAACCGGGCGGTTGTTCGTATTCAACGGCAACAAGAAGAAGGCTTCCCTGGGTGGATCGACCATCATTTCGCCAGGGACGTGGAATCACGTGGTCATGGTCCGCCAAGGGGATCGGATCCGTGTGTATCTCAATGGAGTACAAAAGCCGGAAATTGATGGCAAGCTCGAATCGACCTTTGGCAATGAGAGTCGTTTCAGCTTCGGGGGAAGAAGCGAAGGCTTCGCACCCCTCACGGGAAACCTGGCTCACTTCAGCTTGTTTTCACAATCGCTTTCCGATACAGATGTCGTTTCTTTGCACGATGCCTCAGGCCGCCCTAAGGGGGTAACGCAACTTGGACTGGCAATGGGTGTTCGGGAAGCGACGAAGCCTGCGGACTGTAAGGTGCACATCAATGGCACCAGTGCTAAGTTGGGGGCTGAGGTGCCACGCGGTGCTCTCACCGCATGTTGGAAGGCAGTGCAGGGAGAAGCGTCCTCACCGATCGTCCCGGACCTGACGATTCCCGACGCCGGTAGCGGACGACTTGAATTGGCCCATTGGTTAACCGATCCGCGGCAACCCCAAACGTGGCGCGTGATGGTGAATCGAGTCTGGCTGAAGTTGATGGGGGAAGGGCTGGTCGCAACGCCGGACGATTTCGGCGTGTATGGTGCCCGGCCGACACATCCGGAACTGCTCGATTGGCTCGCGCAGGACTTTATTGACCGTGGCGGGTCGATCAAAGGATTGATTCGCTCGATTGTGCTGAGTCGAACGTATCAGTTGTCTAGCGACTACGATTCCATTATTGCCGATCGCGACCCCGAGAACCGATTATTGACGCGGCATCGCAAGCGACGCCTAAGCGCCGAGCAGCTACGCGACTCGATTCTTCTGGCAAGCGGAGCACTGAACCTGGAGCCTGCCGCAGGGAGTTCTATCCAAGACATCGATGCGCTAATCAACAAGCCTCCGCATGAAGCATCGACGTTGCATCAGCCGAGCAATCATCGCAGCATCTATCTTTGCTACATGCGAAATGCCCCGCCTGCTCAACTGGCGGCCTTCGATTTACCCGACGGACTGAAAGTAACCGGCAAACGCAATCAAACCGTGTTGCCAGCGCAGTCGCTGTTTCTATTGAACAGTCCCTTCGTTATCGAGCAGGCAGAGAACTTAGCATCGAAGGTAACCGCGGATCCCAAGGCCACGACCGAAGAAAAGGTCACGTTCGCCTTCCGGCAAACATTACAACGCGATCCCAACGAGTCCGAGTTACAACAAGCGGTTACGCTCATTGATCGGCTCGAAAGCGAAAACTCCAGTGCGTCCGATAGCCACCAAGTGCATCCCTGGGCCGTCTTGTGTCAGGGCTTGTTCGCCGCCAATGAGTTTCGCTATGTCGATTAA